The Planctomycetota bacterium DNA segment GATGTGCGCACATCGCCGCAACGGCGGCCCTCCCTCGGCCTCCCCGCATTCCTCCGCCCCCTCCGCGCAGACCGCCGCGCACAACCGCTCCACGCGCTTCCCGCGAGGGGAACGGCGCAGGAGAAAATCGGCCGCCACCTGGCAAAGCTCCGCGCAGTCCTGAAGGAGCGTCACCCGCGAATCCGAAACGTCCCCGCGCCGCGAGACCCGATCCAGAATCGCCTCGAGACATGCGTCGTATCCCGTCAGGCAGAGATCCGCGCGTCTTCGCCGCAGGAGCCCCGATCCCCGAACCGCCGGCAGCGCCCCCATGCTTCGCGTCCTCTCCCCTCTTGAGCCGGAAGCCGCGGAGCCCGTTATCGCCTCTTCCCGGCTTGCCTCCCGGACGTGGGACGTTTCCTCGGCGTTCGAGGGAACCGGCCTCGCCCGCCGCCTTCGCGAAGCCGGCGTGCGGCGACTCTGGGTGCGCCCCGTGGACGCGCGCTCCGGAGACGGCGATCGCGCGCTCGAAGAGATGGCGGCGGCCGGGAAGGAAACCGTTGAGAGACGCCGGGCGGCCTGAAGCCCCCTCTCACGGAACGGCGGTCACCGCGGCCAGCGACGGCCGCAGCGCCAGGACCGGCACGCCCGCGCCGCGCAGCACGCGCTCGGTCACGCTGCCGGCCGCCAGGCGCGCCAGCCCCGTCCGCCCGTGCGTGGTCATCGCGATGAGATCCGCCGGACGCCGCCGGGCCGTCGCCAGGATCATCGTGGCGGGATCGCCCTCCTCCACGAGCGTCTCCGTCGCCACGGCCGCTTCCGCCAGGAGGCGCGCCGCCTGGGACAGGTCGCGCTCGGCTTCTTCCCGCTCCGCGCCCGCCGGGCCCGGCTCGACCACGCGCAGGAGCACCACGCGCGCCCGGACGATCGAAGCCAGCTCGCGCACCCACGGGAGGACGCCGCGGGCCAGGCCGCTCCCGTCCAGCGGAACAAGAACCGTGCGCAGGGCGTGCTCCGCCCCCGGCGCCCACGCGTCCCCCCGCGGCGGCAGGAGCGGCCGGATCGCCAGGACCGGAACCACGCTCTCCCGCAGCACCCGCTCCGTAACGCTGCCGAAAAGCGCGCGCTCGATCCCGGTGCGCCCGTGCGTGGACATCGCGACGAGGTCCGCGTACTCCTCCGCCGCGACGTCGGAGATGACCCGCAGGGGCGCCCCCACCCGCACGAAGGTCCGGACCAGGAACCCCTGCCCCGTCAGGCGCTCGGCGACGGA contains these protein-coding regions:
- a CDS encoding universal stress protein; this translates as MFQRVLLPLDGSPVSEAIFPYLRPLVRRSGVQLFLVRAVTPAAVEPLAELLSEERGAAERHLASVAERLTGQGFLVRTFVRVGAPLRVISDVAAEEYADLVAMSTHGRTGIERALFGSVTERVLRESVVPVLAIRPLLPPRGDAWAPGAEHALRTVLVPLDGSGLARGVLPWVRELASIVRARVVLLRVVEPGPAGAEREEAERDLSQAARLLAEAAVATETLVEEGDPATMILATARRRPADLIAMTTHGRTGLARLAAGSVTERVLRGAGVPVLALRPSLAAVTAVP